A DNA window from Eikenella exigua contains the following coding sequences:
- the adhP gene encoding alcohol dehydrogenase AdhP, producing the protein MKMKAAVVTPQCDGNVEIVERDIPAVGAGEALVEVEYCGVCHTDLHVAAGDYGKKPGRVLGHEGIGIVKQVAPDVTTLKVGDRVSIAWLFASCGHCEYCITGRETFCRSVLNAGYTADGGMATHCVVKADYAVKVPEGLDPAQASSITCAGVTTYKAIKVAGAAPGQWIAIYGAGGLGNLAVQYAKKVFGAHVIAVDINDDKLALAKESGADLIVNPAKQDAAKFIQEKTGGAHSAVVTAVSRAAFNSAVDCVRACGRVVAVGLPPETMDLSIPRLVLDGIEVVGSLVGTRKDLEEAFQFGAEGIVVPVVQLRQLDEANTIFQEMRDGKIQGRMVIDMKACGCHH; encoded by the coding sequence ATGAAAATGAAAGCAGCAGTTGTTACCCCCCAATGCGACGGTAACGTAGAAATCGTTGAGCGCGACATTCCTGCCGTGGGTGCAGGTGAAGCGCTGGTGGAAGTAGAATACTGCGGCGTGTGCCACACCGACTTACACGTGGCTGCCGGCGACTACGGTAAAAAACCCGGCCGTGTGCTCGGCCACGAAGGCATCGGTATCGTGAAACAGGTTGCGCCCGATGTAACCACCCTGAAAGTAGGCGACCGCGTGAGCATTGCCTGGCTGTTTGCCAGCTGCGGCCACTGCGAATACTGCATCACCGGCCGCGAAACCTTCTGCCGCAGCGTGCTGAACGCCGGCTACACCGCCGACGGCGGCATGGCCACCCACTGCGTGGTGAAAGCCGATTATGCGGTGAAAGTGCCCGAAGGCCTTGATCCCGCCCAGGCCAGCAGCATCACCTGCGCCGGCGTAACTACCTATAAAGCCATCAAAGTGGCCGGCGCTGCGCCCGGTCAGTGGATTGCCATCTACGGCGCCGGCGGCTTGGGCAACCTGGCCGTGCAATACGCCAAGAAAGTATTCGGCGCACACGTGATCGCCGTAGACATCAACGACGACAAACTGGCTCTGGCCAAAGAATCCGGCGCTGATTTGATCGTGAACCCGGCCAAACAAGACGCTGCTAAGTTCATTCAAGAGAAAACCGGCGGCGCACACTCCGCCGTGGTAACCGCCGTGTCCCGCGCTGCATTCAATTCCGCCGTGGATTGCGTGCGCGCTTGCGGCCGCGTAGTAGCCGTTGGCCTGCCGCCCGAAACCATGGATTTGTCGATTCCGCGCCTGGTGCTGGACGGCATCGAAGTGGTCGGCTCATTGGTGGGCACACGCAAAGACTTGGAAGAAGCCTTCCAATTCGGCGCCGAAGGTATCGTGGTGCCCGTGGTGCAGCTGCGCCAACTGGACGAAGCCAACACCATTTTCCAAGAAATGCGCGACGGCAAAATCCAAGGCCGTATGGTTATCGACATGAAAGCTTGCGGTTGCCATCACTAA